TCCGTTCACCTCGTTCCGCGCCTGCTGCAGGGGCTTGCCCATCTGGCGGGTGATGTCCGCCGCGGTCTGGGGGCCCAGGGCCTCGAACTCGCGCAGGAACCCCTCGCACAGCGCCCTGCGCTCCGCGGGCGCGCTCCACCGCCACTGGGCGAAGGCCGCGCGGCTCCGGGCGACCACCTCGTCCACCCCGTCCGCCTCCAGCATCGGCTGCGTGGTGTAGACCGTCTCGTCAAAAGGGTTCAGGACCTTCAGTTCTCTTGCGCTCATGGGACATCCGCCTTTCTGGGGTGTGGATTATGGCTGTGAGCCGGCCCGCGGCCGGGTTGTCGTCTTTACTCGCCGCCGGGTTCCCCCGGCGGAAGGAGGAGGACAAAGCCCTCCTCCGGGGTGTACGCGAGCGTTCCGCCGTGCGATTCGGCGATGTGGCGCGCCAGCGCCAGGCCGCAGCCGGCGTGGTGCCCGTCCTTTGCCGTGGTGAACGGCGCGAAGACCGCCTCCCGCGCCTCCGCCGGAATCACCGGCCCCGAATTCCAGACCGAAAGCCGCAGGGCCTCCCCGTCTGGGGCGAGCCGCACGCGGATGCGCCGGTTCCCCGGCGCCTCCCCCTCCAGCGCCTCCTCCGCGTTCAGCAGCAGGCACACCAGGGCCACCTGAAGCTGCGGGGCGTCCCCGCAGAGGTTCGGCAGGCCGTCCTCGTGCCGCCAGTCCAGCGCGATCTTCTGGCTTCGCTGCGCGTACTCGCGCAGTGCCAGGGCGTTCTCCGTCACGGCCCGCAAATCCGTCATGTCATTCTGGGCGCGCCGGGGCCGCGCAACCTTCGTGAGGTTTGCCACCAGGCGGATGCCGCGCGACACCGCCTCGATCTGGCTCTCGACCAGTTCCCGCGCCTCCGGGGAAAGGTCCCCCTCGAGGAGCAGCAATTCCGCAAAGGCCAGCACCGCCCCGAGATGGTTGTTCAAATCATGGCTGACACCGCTGACACAGCGCCCCGCCAGCGCCTGTCGGCAAAGATTCCAGAGGCATTCAGCGCCTTCGGGCTGTGAAAAATCCGTGTGTCGGAGAGACAAGCGGTGTTTCCTCCGGTTGGACAGCCCCGCTGTCCGGGGGGCAATTGTGCCACACGGGACGGCGCGATGCAACGCGGCGCATCGCCGAAACGGGGCCGGCGCCCCCGTTCCGGGCCTATCCCGCCGTCACCTCCGCCAGCCGCACCGGCCGGTTCTCCTCATGCGAGCGGCGCGCGGCCACACCCAGCGCCACAGCCGCGCGCCCGTCCTCGCCGCTTACCGGCACCGGCGTGCCGTCCAGCACGGCGTCCACAAAGGCGGCCATCTCCACCAGGAAACTGTCCAGATAGCGGTCTATGAAGAAATTCAGGGGCAGGTCCCGCCGCACGCCCGAGGCGTCGCTGACGACCGCCGTGTTCGGGTAATTGTTGGCCACGGCCGCCCCGCCCGCGCTCCCCAGCACCTCGACGCGCTGGTCGTAGCCGTAGACCGCCCGGCGGCTGTTGTCTATGACGCACAGGGCGCCGCAGGCGAACTTCAGCGTGACCAGGGCGGTGTCCAAATCGCCCGCCTCGCCGATGGCCGGGTCCACGCGCACCGCGCCCGCCGCGTAGACCTCCTCGACCTCGCCGCCGATGAGGAATCGGGCCATGTCAAAGTCATGGATGGTCATGTCCAGAAACATGCCCCCCGAGACCCGGACATACTCGATGGGCGGCGGGCCGGGGTCGCGGCTGATGATGTGAACCAGGTGCGGCTCGCCAATCTCGCCCGAGGCGACGGCCCGGCGCACCCGCGCGAAATTCGCGTCAAAGCGGCGGTTGAACCCGATTTGGAGCTTCACCCCCGCGCGCGCGACCGCGTCCAGCGCCTGGTCAATCTCGCCGAGGGTGCGCGCGATGGGCTTCTCGCAGAAAATCTGCTTGCCCGCCGCCGCGGCTTCCCGAATCATCACGGCGTGCAGGTCCGTCGGCGAGCAGACGACCACCGCGTCAATGGCGGGGTCCGCCAGGAGCGCCCGGTGGTCCGCCTCCACCCGGCCCACCCCCAGCCGCGCGGCCACGGCCCGGGCCTCCTTCGCGTTCACATCCGAAACCGCCGCCAGCCGCGCCCGCGGTATCCGCTGCGCGATGTGCTCCCCGTGCACCTTGCCAATGCGCCCCACGCCAATCAGGCCGATGTTCAGC
This region of Candidatus Hydrogenedentota bacterium genomic DNA includes:
- a CDS encoding HAMP domain-containing histidine kinase, with translation MSLRHTDFSQPEGAECLWNLCRQALAGRCVSGVSHDLNNHLGAVLAFAELLLLEGDLSPEARELVESQIEAVSRGIRLVANLTKVARPRRAQNDMTDLRAVTENALALREYAQRSQKIALDWRHEDGLPNLCGDAPQLQVALVCLLLNAEEALEGEAPGNRRIRVRLAPDGEALRLSVWNSGPVIPAEAREAVFAPFTTAKDGHHAGCGLALARHIAESHGGTLAYTPEEGFVLLLPPGEPGGE
- the iolG gene encoding inositol 2-dehydrogenase translates to MTDLLNIGLIGVGRIGKVHGEHIAQRIPRARLAAVSDVNAKEARAVAARLGVGRVEADHRALLADPAIDAVVVCSPTDLHAVMIREAAAAGKQIFCEKPIARTLGEIDQALDAVARAGVKLQIGFNRRFDANFARVRRAVASGEIGEPHLVHIISRDPGPPPIEYVRVSGGMFLDMTIHDFDMARFLIGGEVEEVYAAGAVRVDPAIGEAGDLDTALVTLKFACGALCVIDNSRRAVYGYDQRVEVLGSAGGAAVANNYPNTAVVSDASGVRRDLPLNFFIDRYLDSFLVEMAAFVDAVLDGTPVPVSGEDGRAAVALGVAARRSHEENRPVRLAEVTAG